Genomic DNA from Trypanosoma brucei brucei TREU927 chromosome 9, whole genome shotgun sequence:
atatttttttcttttcctcccccatCTAAAGCGTTGTGGGGGATAAATAATTAGTTTCAGGGATTGAAGGAACGGTGATTGTGTGTGAGAGGAATTGTTTTGGTGTTGTGACAAATTCCGCTGCTATTCAAATTCATTTATTGCGTTTCGGAGATTGACAGTTGAATCGGCGTTTTGGTGCCGGTGAAACTGCATGCGCAAATAGGAGGACTGTTCTTTTATACCTTTtggttttattattttattttcctcaccCATACCCTACGCTTCTTGTTATCGTTTCCCAATTCACTGCGATTGTTAAAGATTAATAAATTCTGCGCGCGGTTGAGTGGTTCTAGgcaaccttctttttttttttcttgtagtCTCACGCATATAAACTGAacatcgtttttttttttgctccctcttttttttttgaaaaaaaaaaagaagtttcaTCGGTAAAAGGTCAGAAAAGTGTCATCTTAGCTTGAGAAGTAGGAAAGCAAATAGTAAGGAAGataaaaatatcaaacaaaCAGTCGTAAGCATTGGTGTagacaaatatatataccatCAGAGGTTGTAGTAgaaccttctttttcattaaaaacaaaaatccaaaaaaaaaagacaaaaataatgCCTGCTGCACCGCTTCCCGGCGAGGTTGCGAAGTTCTGCAGCCCCCTTTACATGCACAAGAGAATACTTAGAGCCGCCGCTCCTAAACCGCCGACAGTTTTCACCGCGAAAGACAACTCAAAAACGGCTTTTCATGTGGTAACGCAACGACCAGGATTTGCAACCACTCCTTACACTGTCAGTCGTTGGTATCTTAAAGAAAAGGTTCACAGCAGCAATAGGAACCGTTTGGAAGGATTGTACGAATGTGTACTTTGCGCCTCATGCACGGGAAGTTGCCCTCAGTATTGGTGGAATCGCGAACTTTTCCTCGGCCCTGCGGTGCTTCTTCAATCGTACCGGTGGCTGATTGAACCCCTCGACCGTGATTTTGACAGTCGGGTAAAGATGTTTGAACATGGCCCGCTTGTGAACTTTTGTCATAATATCTTCAACTGCAGCATCACATGCCCAAAGTTTCTCAACCCGGGAATGGCTTCGAAGGAAATTAAGCGCCTTTCATCACCAGCAACGCTGCGTGTGGGGCCACCGCTGGAGGATGCAAAAGTCGCCTCCAAGTATTAAAAGCTGTTTGGTATAGTCAAGTAGCTTATTTGTGCCGTCTATACTGTGATATGACCGCTCATAGGAATGTTAGTGAAGTGAAGgttgccctttttttctttttctttctttttttttttgattcattATGAGTGTACGCGATTTCCGGTGACCATGTCGGCTTATGCCctatgtgtgtgagtgtgtgggtttcttcttcgttgttttttttttcgacccAACCTCCTGATGTAAGTGGGTCAAGGGTGTTTATATGTTGGTGTGTAGGAAGGTGTTTATGTTGAACTGAACGTTTATTTGGTTTGGTTCACATTTGATGATCGTGTAGTgtgttcctctttcttcattttgtttggtttaccttttcttctgcCTTAGCGCAACCACCGTCCTTAACTACATTGGTGCATTCATATGttcgtatatatttttatatgtaTGAAAAAGTGTGTTTGCACATACGCGTGtgtgcatttttcttttggcatgtcatgtgttgctgttgctctaTTTTTTGCAAGTGTTGCCACTACTATTACTTTGTACGCAATGCATCTGCCTCAACTTTTAGCAGTAGTTGATCCGCGCGTTTTAGTGGGTGATTTGTTGCATTAGCTTTTtggggaaaggagagggaaaggttTTACCATTATTATCAGCATAATTATACGTTCTCACTTACttactatcatcattattagtCATTATTTATTAATGAATTTAGTGTTAGTATTATTACCGTCCATCTCTCGCTTTCACTTTATCTTCCTTGTGATTTATCTTACCCCTAGTGTTTTGGCGCTGTGttgaagggagggggagtgCGGCATCTCAGATCTTTGTCCTTTCATGCCCTTCAACGCACTGCATTGtgttatttcattttctacGTTTCTGACTGTCACCTTTCTGtgccttctttttgtccTGTCTTATTTTACTAATTGCCGGggacgtatatatatgtatgtatatataatcattcatttattcatttgaCATTACATGTTTGCTTCTCCGGACTTGtgcttcttctgtttttattcTTGGTTATCATCTCTGAGGCGGCTGTAACTTAGGTTGCTGCGAGTCCGCCGACCTTGTAATTAAAGGGAATAGTATCGAACGCTAAAGGCGTGCTCGCATacaggaaggagggggaaatgctTCTAAAGTTCACGGCAACTGGAGATTTTCTCCGTCCTTTCATTAATCTACTTCAAGCCACGACAAAACAAGGGGTGGTGCTGTTTTTCCAACCACTTGATAATGTGTTGGTTCTTCGCACGGTGGGGCCAAACAGTACCTTGTATTTAGTTGCTAGTGTTGGCACGGAACATTTCCATGAGTATCGTTATGACAAAGGGGATGCTACTGCGGACTCATTTGCGGTCGATGGTATTTTAGAGGCGGGGAAGGACTCTTCAGCAGAAGTTAACAACATGGAACATCATGTTCCTGTTTTGAGTAGAGCGTTACTTGCCACAGTGTTGCGGCAACCGCAGGGCCTTCACTTGATTAGTGTTCAGTATAGCTCTAGAGACGGTGATGGTATTTCTAAGGATGTGATGCAGTGGGAATGCGTTTGTGGGGATGGAATTGTAAAGGTGTTTATGTTGCCGCTAGTGCGAGAGAAACTGGAGCGGGCGTATGTTAACCCTGAAAGGTATGTTTTTGACGCGTGTGCGTCTGCGAAAACGTGGGGTCACTTCTTGCGGCACCTACCAGGATCGCAATTCATTGTTGTTCAACCACATGATACACATCTTGAGCTTCTGGTGATGAATTGTTCGGAGGCCGCCGGACACGAAGTTGACTCGAAGGTGCTAGTTCGACAGGGGGATTTACTTTTTATGCGCCGGATACACCGAGCAACAGAAGGTAATGATGATGGATATTCGTTATTACCCGGCAAATACGCAGAACTTAAACCCCTCAAGCATATTTGTCTCTTGGCCGATCAACTTGGTATGATGATCCGCCTGCGCTCTGCCATGGGGGGCGTTCCCCTCTTCGTGGAAACACTTACAATGCAAGAAGCTCAGTCCCTGAAGGCTGGAGGTGCTCCAACGGTCTCAATGGATACCGTGATAGATACTACGGCACCCGATTTGTATAATCGAGGCATGGCACCCATAAGCAGTTCTCTCCGAATAAGATACGCGGTGTACATTCCCGCAATCGACATTTGGCCATCATCCGCGGATAGTTTCGACGCGCCGACAGATGGTGGTCGCCGCTCGGTTGCCTCCACAGCAACAAGTCACAGAGATAGTCGCGATTTGACTAACATAGCGTCGCCGCGTGGATCTGTTGGGCTTCCTCAAGCAGATCCATGTCTCGGCTGTGCTGAAACCCCGGTAGCAAGTGCAACAACCGCAGTCAATGGGGTAACATCTGCCCCATTGCCGACGGGTTTGCATTTTGGTACAAACCAAGTGGGTACAGGCGGTGGACTCAACCCGCAGACATTGGCTAGCCCAACACCTGCTCCACTTACTTCAGGTTATTCTGTGGGGTCCCCTGTGATTTCAGCGCAGTCAGCTCCATCGTATGACCCTCCCCCCTCGGGAGTTGTGATCGACGGTAAcatgatgatggtgaggtCAACATTTCAGGTAGGCAACTCCGTTGGTTCGGAACATACTAACTATAAGCGCTCTCGTGACAACGTGACGTCTGAAAGGTCTTCTGCGTTGCCCTTTTCACTCAGTGAGAGGGTACCGTGTACCGATAATTTTGGTCCCCAACCCATCGAACAGCGCGGGCACGAATCGACAACTTGGAGCACACTGACGCCGGAAAGACGCAGCTCCTTTCAACTCAATCACGATGAACAGTCGAAATTGCCTCCCATGGGAAGCAGGCAGCTTCCACTCGACGCACGGTACCCTTTGGATTTTAACGCTTATGTGCTGGAGTTGGACGAGGGCCGGTGTGAAGATGACTtggatgaagatgatgaggatCTGCAGCGCTTCCTTGATAGTTGCGCCTCAGTGCTTGTTGTCCCCCAAACACAGAGTTACTAAGATTGATAGCCTTCTCTTTATATATCTTCCCTCGAAGCGCAGTGACGAGCGACTCAATGAGAGGCGAAGGCGGTGATATTGACAGTGGTGAGAAATGTGGGAGACACGTAAATTATGGGAGTCCCCTTGCctcctttgttgttgcgcAGCGAATGGTATTAGTGCCCACATGCCCGTTCTAGTGGGTTGAATGcatttaaaaataacatTCACTTCGTGTCACAAGCGCATAAATGTGCGAGCAGATAGAGGTATATGCACACGTGTTCACTTATGTTTGTATTGTACTCCTATGCCGTTTCAGCAGTGTCACTGATCTGTCTTTTACACTATTCGCGTGACCGGCCCTTCACCTTCCTCCCAGCCTTTTCCTGATTGTCTAATGAacgaaagggaagagaaaaaataaagggaatTAATACActcatacatatatacataaatattaATACATATCATATATACGTGTCAGTAACCTCAGCgtaaaggcaaaaaaaaagtgaagcaaGAAGAGGGGAGTGTCATTATGAGTCAGGATAGGGGCAAGCGGCAGGTTTTGGATGCTACAGTGCGTGATGACAACCCGTATAGCCGGCTCATGGCACTTCAGCGGAT
This window encodes:
- a CDS encoding hypothetical protein, unlikely (GPI-Anchor Signal predicted for Tb09.160.4410 by DGPI v2.04 with cleavage site probability 0.64089996 near 9) — protein: MRGEGGDIDSGEKCGRHVNYGSPLASFVVAQRMVLVPTCPF
- a CDS encoding succinate dehydrogenase, putative translates to MPAAPLPGEVAKFCSPLYMHKRILRAAAPKPPTVFTAKDNSKTAFHVVTQRPGFATTPYTVSRWYLKEKVHSSNRNRLEGLYECVLCASCTGSCPQYWWNRELFLGPAVLLQSYRWLIEPLDRDFDSRVKMFEHGPLVNFCHNIFNCSITCPKFLNPGMASKEIKRLSSPATLRVGPPLEDAKVASKY